From Micropterus dolomieu isolate WLL.071019.BEF.003 ecotype Adirondacks linkage group LG21, ASM2129224v1, whole genome shotgun sequence:
tctgccTCTCTCATCAGACTATGGTGGCTTTGGATATGGACGGGAAGGTGCGTAAGCCTCAGTTTGAGTTGGACAGCGAGCAGGTTCGCTATGAGCATCGCTTCGCCCCCTTCAACAGTGTGGTCACCCCCCCACCTGTACACTACATCCAGTTCAAGGTACTGGAGCAGGCACTCCACATTTTCTGTCCCCCCCTTCCTTAGAACCCATTATTCTTGTCCTTTCTTCTCCGCTCTTCTCTTCCTTTAATTTCCCCATTTTTTCTCACCATATTCCTATTAACAACTTGTATCTTTCCTTTTTTAATCATTTCCCTTTTTGCCCTATGTCTGACATGCTCCTGCTCTCTCGGCCCTTGTTGCCCTCACCAGGAGATGTCTGATCTGAAGAAGTACAATCCTCCGCCAGGCTCCGCTGACCTCTACCTGGCCGCCAGCAAACACTTCCAGCAGGCCAAGCTCATCCTAGAAAATGTGCCCTGCCCAGACCCTGAGGTCAGGAAATGTTTaccattgtaaaataaatgccGCCTCTTAAAGGAaacctattttgtgttttatcgTGTTGGATTTTCATTTGCTAAGGGTCTACAGTACGAGTCCCCAGATTCTTGAGTACGAATTTATCTCATTCTCATCTACACCTGTGCTACTTGTACGTAAATCAGTTTGTATATCAGCATTCAAAAGCACAGCAGTCTCATTTTTTTGCTCTAAATGAAGTTACCTTTTCTGATGTTCTCAACTATCAATAACCAGTTAATTACTGATAACAGGTGAACCGTATACTGAAGGTGGCCAAGCCCAACATTGTAGTCATGAAGCTCCTGGCTGGAGGGCACAAGAAGGAGACGAAGgtaacacaataaaacattcCCTGGATTATCGTTTGGTTCTGTGGATACAGTTctaaaatcaaaaaataaataaataaataatttgataatTAATCTGATCCTGTGCACGCCCTCTGGAAGGCGCTATAGAcagggtgtccgcggggtcttaaaaagtcttaaaaggtaataaatcaattttgtgaaaattaaggccattaaaaagtattaaaaagtcttaatcgccatttaacaaggtattaaattttgaagatatttttttcaatgtgaaaatcctgtttgtccaaaagtttgtttgctaaaagtgtaggtaaacgtatttatttataatgcatagtcaaaaatactagacaggcagtAAGTAGCGACTGTGATTCGTTTCTGTAACGTTGGGCGCAGGAATCTACCGAGCGCCTATTTCACTGGTAAACgctccaaaaaatagatccgtgcgaaccagaaaatgatttacgagTACAACCGACCGTAATCTCCCACCCTGCCGGACCCGCAATGTTaatcgtccaaaacatagtcggagtggcgatcaggagtaacgggattaacccggttggccggtcgctctgtggccacctgaacagccccgttcctgtttggctaacgttagctggctatttagctaaatctgtgccttttattgaaacacgttGAACTTCTCATAAAGCCGATGCTCAtgttaatgtcactttttgtgaacagatcaatcGCAGCCTCGATggagcattaaaaaaaaaagcttgatgtgctgtaacaaactttataaatctTGAACTCATAGTTCTGCGTAAacagttatgattattgacgagttgGTATCCCactatcatgtagcctagagcatttttcatctttgttccctcctggcctatttgaattttgttgtattgatcaagtggtcgatgaaagttatcacacatatcattacaggcaagctcacattatctagtttaaaccaactaaaacacaaaattacactgtgtttcacatgatttgctgtaatattgcgtataaacgtcatagcttatgtaagacagctgcttttcgcaggaaatctgaccagtccttcacatagaaaacacttggcccatacaggctgttataggcaactgagaaagttggtgaatgcctcaaatGTTAGGTGGCGTTaaaacctgatgacatataggtaataaatatgttataaatatatttaaattccttttaaaaactcaaaaatatcccttttaaaggtgtgtggcagatttaatcggttacagctcaaagtggcgtgGCAGTCTTGAAATATGTTggaaaaagtcttgaaaaggtcttaaaaaggtattgaattttacttcaggattcctgtgtATATACCCTGTATAGAGCAGCGGCAGCAACTaagaacatttacaaaaagtCTTTCATACCAAATGCAATAACCTCTCTCAATTCATAAACATGTCTCTACACTGGAATCGCATCCGTTATTGTCTGTACTGTGTATGTTGcgttatttattgtttttgtactgTGATTTTTAATTATGTAGTTTTTAATCGGCCTGTGAAgccaaagacaaatttccacATTTGTGGAAAATAAATCCAAGACAAATTAGCAGTTTTTATGTAGTTGTAAAAGTTTAGCTGCCACAAAAAAAATGAgacattcatattttttttgtaatgtttatatggtttaatcaacatttattgTGGTAGGCTTGTCTGAAGTTCAGTTCATGCCTTTTGAAACAGCTGTTCAACATTGTGAAAACCTTTTTTCTGCATCCCCAGGTGCTCCCAGAATTTGACTTCTCAGCTCACAAGTACTTTCCCGTGGTCAAGATTATCTGATTCTGCTCTGAGAGTGACATCATGAAGACCGTACCCTCACCTGAACAAGTGTGCAATGGCCCTGGTCCAGTCCATGTCTGAACAATGAGCATGATACACTTGACTATAAAGGAGTGTTTGACACAcccaattctttttttttttcttcacctgAAGCAGAGATGTGATAAGAGAAACCAGACCAGAGAACTCACAACTGGACCTAAATGAGTGTCAAAATCCACATCtgtttgtgtgcgtgagagagagagagagtcagagtcAGACACAAGTCCAGGTGCTTTTTTTGCAAAGAACTGGCCAATGGAAATTGGTATAAGCCGCCTGTCTTGTGAAGGCTTTAGTAGAACTGTAATGATAATGGGTGCATATCAGTCAATCAGAAACCTTTCTATGTATTTATGTGCTTATctgaataaaaaatgttgagTCTGAAGAGACCACAGTATCTTGATATATCTTGTGCAGCGGCAGTTTCATGTTAGCATCAGTCTGCGTTGTGAAACCAAGACAGCACAATCTGCTTAGAAGAATGTTTCTAactatttttccattttattcttaagtgctgagaattcatgaaatttacttttaaacttgagaataaaagcaagttatcaaatttctcaaagctaagaatcactcttacacTCCCATTTATTTAAGAGGGCTCAAGAGGTCTCTGaagtggttaggagttgccagtagggcttgtgatggcactgtggagacagagacatgcggaGAGGAGAGGTAGAATTCTGATGACGCGCAGTTAATCAGACGGGGTCGGACAGCAGCCATGaactttgtcagcgagttggtgagggacgtgatctcaccactgactgcgcagtaatgcgttttcagttcaattcaagCTGGTGACGACACTtcgtttatttgccacaggacaaacgcagcaatgctgatgattttgacCGTCATAACCATCAATAAGCTgaatagtcatggaaacaattatagcaCTTACAGCCCCACTTACAGCCCCACACACTGTCACGCCTTTCATCGAATTCCCAACAGCACCACCCCCAAAATgcgacagaagcaaacacagttcatatAGCGGCCAATACAGGAGTAGTGTAGTTGCATTTGATGGCGCCcatataaagataaactttgtgcaggcctatatcataatgtaatatcttgaaaattctttatggttaaatgtgtgttgaatataaactcctcttaggaatttcaccattcaatgggaatttatctgagaaaatCCCTAATAAgaaaatctattcagtgattggtccttggccacatcgtcatccaaaatcctgtttgcggcacagcaaaaTGTGgtaaatcagcactaagactggGGTTTACCCATGGGCGCCATATAGGGGGGGGaaagttaggacaattccaagggcccctgactgacaggggccccaaaaaataattataaactaatatcaaattatattatattatacattatataaaccatcatcatcatggagcataaatatatttcaaatataataataaaacgaatgatctctttgtttttacttgtttttggcagtgaaagttaaaaatccccattgaccaaaaagtaaacctcCATATTGACCGACCACCCCAAAGAAAGGTGGgcagcctttagtctgtgagtggtgttaacctgttggcttaatgtccacagtgaaataagctatCTAGCTACAGACTaatgttagcctacatttcatcaacatttaatcagtgcagggaaacgtttagcaagatattcatattaaatcattgtccctgccccttttagcagactaacaacagatgagtcagcagcagcccagtctccccataactgtagcctccctgGCTCCCTAGTCATAGAGAAGTGGTGACAACACCTGCGCAGAGGGGgtccaattagatttttttgtcatggggcccaaaaTTCCTCGTGGCCCCCCTGGGGTTACCAATTGCAATATATTGGTTAGTATGCTTTCAAAAAACACCTACTAAAGTGTGTTGATACATGGCatgcttaaaaaaaatagtGATCCCGCTTCACATCTCTAGCTGTCCTCTAATTGTATTAATTGcctaatcaacaaataaataaagacttaCAGTTGACTAAAATCTAAATTTGCAAAATTAGCTCACTGAAAAACCAGCTATGTAAAGGTCCCTTTGCAATACATTTGGCTCACACAGACAATGAGCTTTTATTGTGTTGCACTACCACTGAACAATTACAAGTGAATATAATACAGACTTATGGAGATACACACCATTATTGGGCTATAGTATAGGTCTAAATCAACAGTGATTTGGGGGTACTTGAACAAATTAATGACCTTAAGTAGTAAACAGCAGTTGTAGAGTACAAGTAAAACGTTGCTATGTTCTGTATATACTCCATGGCTGTACGCGCGTCCCATGTAAAGTGAAAATACGAACAGAATTTGAGAGTAGTCAGTCAGTTGCAAGATCACATCTTTTTATTCATgggaaaattttgattttacagAAGGAACTCGGAGACATCTAGATAACACAGTGTCCTTAATGCACTTATATCATTTGTTTGCTTCATTTCTTTCACCTAACCAATGTAACCATACTTGTTATTGACGCCCCCTGaatcttttcagttttattctAATGTAAACTACTCTAACATGAAGTTAAGTTAATAAGGCAGGTGATTAtgattataaattaaaatgagaTGATGAGATGTATAAAGTACACATGTGATTTCTGTATTAAACTGTGAGGTTTACTCAATGTTCCTGCATGGTTTTTTCAATCCACTCCCTGTAGTGACAGATATCCAGCATTACAATCGGGTTTGCACACTTATCAGTGGGTTTGCTGACAATAATTCCATGCAAGAGTTTGTTATACTCCACAGCTGAACCCGAGTCACCCTGGAAGAGAGAAATCAGAGGTGTGATCATTTCACATATGAAAATAAGTtagataattaaaaaatataaaatggttTGCTTACATAGCAGGCCTCCACACCAGGTTTATGAGCACACATGGTGGTGGTTTCATCGCTGAAGTATTGAGTACCAGGTTTATCATTCTCACCACAGTCTTTGATCTCTGTGCTGGCACACCTCAAACTGCTGGATGGTTCGGCTGAGAATTTAAAACAACGCATCAGATGAGAGACTTCTATTTTCAAAAACTGAATCTAGTGTCTCCATGTTGCTCACCTGTCACATGTGCTTTCTTGGCTCCCCAGCCTCCGACCTCAACCTGCTGACCCTTCTCTGGTTTGGTACACCCAACAGGAGGAAGCTTGATGGTAGGAAGGCTACCAGACATATCCTCATTCAGCTTTATGAGCATGATGTCATGGGGACGCCCGTCCTCTCCTTTGAAGGTAAACTGTTGTTCAGTTTTAATCTGTTGCTCATATTTTTTGGACGATCCTTTAAAGAAAGACACTGCTTTTGTGAAAATTGACACGTCATTGTTTTTGCCAAGGGTCACTTTCACaatcctgcaaaaaaaaaaaaaaaagagaggaaaactTGTCATGAGATTGACGTAAATCAAACATTaatgcaaaataattaaaaatgcagTAATTCGCTTCCACTTTTATTATTTGGCTGATTTAATTTTCTGATGCAAGCTTTGTAATGGTCCTGACACAAAGTTgttatttcacattaaatttATTGGCAACTTTATTTAGTTTATAATGCAGATCTAACAAGATAATTGTTATACAGCAACTgcatatgttttattattaaaatcaatTTGTAACACTCAGTTGAGAATACATTATGCATTATGTGGGGTGCTGAATGTTCCTTACTGTTCTGCACAGTGAGAAGCAGTGATGACCCAGCGGGTGTTGAGCAGAGAGCCTCCACATGTCTTGCCCGGCTGGACAGACTCTATCTGGACATGATACTGCCTGTCCTTGTCACAGCTCCTACCCCCGAGGATCCTCTTCTCAATGGCCCCTGATGCAGCACCTGACAAATGGAAGATGAGCAGGCGGTTCGTCAACTTCAGGCTGATAAATGGGTTCAAATCATAAAGAAGGAGCTGCAGTTTACTTTTGCTTGTTGAGTAATCCGGTGCATCTAACAGGCAGTTGCATGCAGGAGGAAATAATGTCTTCCAGATAAAGATTTGACTGTATTATAGTGGGAGGGGGAAAAACTCACCAGCGAGCGccaaaacaagaacaaagcAGGGATTCATCATTGTCCCTCTGATCTAGATCACTTCAGGTGGTTGCTGTCTGATGCTTCATCTTTTTATAGTGAGCGTTACAAAGCTATAAGAGGCTGTCGGCCTCCCAGTCCCCTCCCTTTCATTATGTGCAGTTCCATATATGGCAGTTGAATAAGTGAGAGGGTTGGATAAGTAGAAGACCGGGACAGTAATCGTAGATTTTATTATAGAACTGTGCAGCATTTTGAATACAAACACCACTTATGAACTGCAAGACCAGATCAGAGCACCTTTGTTGTAATGATAACTTCTATTTGTGTGTCAAAATTagatttatttcaaattttgCTCAATCCTGCTTCTTAGCCTGGTTCACCGCTTTTACGTCCTTGGACCACTTTCGATAGgcactgaccactgcagacagtTTTGGAGATCACACCAAAACTGACCACATCACATCAACTATGAAGAAacaatgttcacctgctgcctaaCATATCCCAcctcacctgtcagtggtcataatttTACGGCTGAtcgtacagtacagtatgtgttaaatGAAATTGTTTAACACTTTAGGTCACCAATGACAGAGTTgaaatttaatattaatttagtaTTTCTCATTTATATATAGCAAGTACTTAAAGGTCTTGcatgaaatatgaatgaatgaagtttGAGTAGGTCTATATTTCTGAGTATCAATTGGGGCGTTGGTGTTGTTAATAACGGTAACGCTTGTTTTTgtgttccttttcttttcaaacTCTTCTACATTTCTATCactacatttgatttatttttttctgtccttttctatcttttatttatttacacaaatactGCTTTGCGCAGCATCTTTCGCCTCCCAAAGTCttgtaatactgtaaataaaggcTGTAACACATGCCCTTTAAGTCCTCATGCTAACTTTACCCTCCTGttgctgttttattattttgtattttaactttttgaTGCTAGACTCTGAAACTGTGTAATGTTCTGTAGTAAAAAGGTAAATTGTGAATTATAAACCCATAACCATTCTATTTTAATTGCCACGTCTTTGTTCTGATACTCTTATATATCTATACAAATGCTCAGCTATCTATTCTCATTTGACTGTTTATTTGCTTATCTGTTGAAATATGGATCATCTTCTAACTGAATAGTGAAATTGTAGCCTAATaactgtaaaacatgttttctctcATGAACACTGAATGTGTGTGCTTGAGGATATTTTTTACGTAAGTATTACTTAAAGTTTTATGGAGGGTACCACTGGTATGACCATGCATGTAATTAGCCCGTTTTATTGGTTACACCAAACAATAAATCACTCATGAAACCATGTCTTGATAGTGGTAATAAAAAAAACGTTTTATTCTCTATCATCAATAAAGTCTATGATTATTTAAACCCTTCACAAATTTGTTCAACAGTTCAGGACAAAATAGAAATTGAAACACATGAAATCAACAAAACACTGGATCCAATTTATAGAAATTGcattttcatcaacattttctcTCCAGGTAtgggacttttttttattttttttatacacgAAGAGGCGGACAGAGCtttttgacaaaacaaagcagaggttGTCCAAGCTTTTCAATGTCAGACAACAAAACTGACAATGAGCAACAGCAAGTTTGAAAACTAAATTTGATTGTTTAATTCAAAAAAATCTCAGGAACAACATTTCCCCTGCAAGATCGACCAAAGGGGAGACAAAAAGGCAGACAATGCATCTGTCATCAGGACTCCTATTCTGCATTTCTAAGTTTACTTTGAAACATGAGGAGTAGATCCCAGATTAACataattaacataaataaaaaataagttaaaaaaCTGACACTGCTCAGGATATGAAGTTATCTCTCTGAAGATTGAGCTGATAATATGAACTCTCTTGAAATCACATTCTTTCAATTTGTGTTCCTCAAAAGGACTTTGAACTGAAATGTTAAAGTTCCTAATACCTACTGTTCATCTGAAACATATCAAACAGTAGTATACAATCTTCTTTAATAGTTCACTCAAAATAAGCATGATAAAAGTTTTGATGACACCTGTATAGTGTTAGGACGTTATTGTAATGATGAAGCTGAGAATAATGACAATGAGTTCATGGGTTCAAGCAATCAACCTATCAAATCACAACGTTTCTCCTGTTATTCCCCATGTTTTTCAAAATTAAGAGATATGTCCATATATCCAATGGGTAGGAGACCAATAAGGGTATAAATATCAGTTATGTCCTGCACACCTGTCTTTGTGTCAGCCAGGGGCAGAACAGCTTAACTGTTTTACAACCTACTGTAATCACACAGAGCCATATAATTCagattcaaattaaaataagcAAATATTATGCAAATATTATCCAGGGCATTCAAAGTATTCCCTTCAGTATATAACTTGTTCTTCTGACTTACTGATCCAAAATGTTGAGCACAGGACACTTCCAACCTTGTGACACTTCAATGATCTTAAGTATAGCCGAGAATAAAAGCCTTGCTGCTACTAAAATgccaaaacaattaaacaactACACGTCTATTAAGCCAACCTTACTTTTTTTCCAGCATTAAGGGGAATCAAAAAAAGATGCTGTTAACAAGACTGTCAGGACATTTCCTTCATTTGCTGCAGTTATGGAAAGCCTTATTTGCGTTCACTGACAGACATCTTGTAGAGTAAAATGTCCTGGCCACTGAAAGTCAGCATCCTTTCTATGAGAGACTGTACAGGAGTAACTTAAGGCATTGTTGAACatgtgagagaggagaggcctgtgctgcagagccctctatTGAAGGAGTCTGGCCACTGAGCTCACTTAAACCATTTCCACTTAGTACAGTATTTCACGCCTAGCAACCCTATAAAGGGTCTGCATATTATCATAACTTATATTGCATTGAGGTTCCAGTGAATACAGAGTGAAGATAACATAAACACCACATCTAACCACATAATCAAAACCCACTGATTTCCAGGCATGTTGATGGGTGACCCATAAAAGCACCTCGGGGCTTTTTGTATACAGTatgacacaaaaacagaaaacatgaggGTGCACGCTTGGCTGACATTtgcatatttgtcatttttttgtggCTCTTTCAGAATATTGTGAATTGCATAAGAAGTCGTCAATATTCTTACTCTAATACAGAAAACGTGATGATCCTAACTATTAGAATATCTGACTGCATGTTACCAAATCAAATGTACAGAATgtcattaaaatgacaaataaaagacATTCCAGAAAGCAAATGCTCATGaaattaaactgacaaacaaaacatcacaaGTCTTTCTTATAGAAATTTCCACCTTAGTTTGTTTTATCTTCACTGTGTTTGGAGGGCTGCGCATTGACCTGTTGCGCTGAGGTGTAAAACAGGTCCTGCTTCCTAATGTGGCGTGCGCGATCCTTCTGCAGCCCTATAAGACAAATTCAACATTGTGTTAATAACGCAGGCAtatctttgtttgtgttttctatCAATAAAGCTGCACAGTGCCTGTAGCAAGCGTACATTAAAACTAGTAAATCTAAAAAAGCTGCATTAACATTCAGTAACAGGCAAAAAGGTGTGTCAAGCAAATGTCTAGCAGTAAAAGACTTAAGGATGGACATGTCTGTGATACTTAGAAATGTCATTAGacaataaattataaaacacaaactgtataTTGTTCATGTGGTATTTTCTCAGTAGTCAGCTGAACTGGGAAATATCATTATCATACCATATCATTAATCCTTAACTACCATTTCCCAAGGAAAATtagaacaaagaaaaaacagcatTATTAAATGGTGTTCCCATCGATCACCTGTGTGTGAACTGTTTTCAATCTGCTGCCATGAAATATACAACGGCTCTGATTTCAGAGACAAGCTTGATACTTGACTGAAAAACTCGATTTTTGCTTAATATCAATTTTTAGCAATTACAGTGTGTGACATGTTGAATCAATGTTTGTATACTATAATATAGCATAGAGAACAAAAAGAGAGTGCATGTTTCAGTGTGTACCTTAGACTTGAGCAAGCTCAGCTTGTTTGTCTGCTTCAAATTCGCCTTCGTTCTCATCATCCCCATTATAATcagccagctcctcctccaTGTCCTTGTCTATCAGAAAGTAAAAAGTAGTTATTCACATGAAACACacccaaatacatttttagcaCAGTGCATTTATTATGTCCTCTCCgcaccgccgacctacagccgatCTATTTTTGAGAATTACTACCTCGTGATGGAGCCTTTTTTTCAACCAGCGCAGCTTTTCCAGCATTTACTGTATTGATTTAGCCGCCCAGGAAACTTACAGACCAATTGCATGTGCTCGTAACGTCttatgtgatgctgctcagccagtCAAATCTGTGCATTGCGATAAACATTGCGAGTTGAGTCAGCGAGTGAGATAGGGCTAAACACATGGACAGAgatgacagagaaaagagagttCACGTGGATTTGTGGATTTGTGGAACATGTACATTCTTCCCACGGGAAGTTCAAACCCAGAATATCTCATATGATCCGACACTGTCACAATTAAAAGCGGCAATGTGAAGCACCACTATGAGACAAATTTGAGCAAACGTACCCGCTCAAATCCGAACTGAGGGAACAGAAAATACAATCCTAGCCAGCAGGACAagctagagctcacgtttctcactgaacaagagaaagtaaaGAAGTGGTTTATAAGAGGAAATGAAGGAGAGCAGGTATTAAAGCTGTTcaattgttaaaatgtgttgagtgtttattataaaataggTTGAGACTACAATCCTTTCAAGCAAcactttatttcatttgtttctgaaattaagcactttatttaaagatgcatattttaaaaaaatgtcttatgtattttttttaatgcagcctttagtttacttaaattaagaatgtattattagagtagttattatttattattcctccagtttgatgtgaaaactaacagtaaatattgttgaaatataatttgatttgacagtcagttgttgcCTAAAAACATATGATGACACAACTATACGGTATGGCACTGAATGATAACTCAAGTTAGTCGCTATGATGTTCCGGACTGTTACGACTCTAACGGTCGTGTTTAGTTTGGGGtgtgttccttctctctctcagctctctTAGGTAGTGACCCTTCCCACATGCCTTGGCTGCGTGAGAGAGTGGCAGCAGGTGTGACTGATCACCACTCAGGGCCTGGAGGTTAAGAAGGCTTGGGTTTTTCAGAgcattctgttttccccttctaCCTGTTGAGACCACACTGCTGAGCAGACCAACAACCGTAAGCAGATCAGAACCAGCCAGCCCAGCGGACAGTGGCAGACCATTCAACCAGTGGGTTGAACAACGGCTTTGTTTTCCGTGAGTCCGGAACAGCATGTCTAGTTTAGCGAGGACTTTTCAGTTGTACAGTTGTTAATTTAGTGTTGAACATAGCTTCCTTAGTTATTTAACCTGTATTGTTTATTGCCTTACCTGATTGTTCAGTCTTGTGTtggttttccttttttgtcaaCATTGTAATAAATAGAACCTTTGGTTTGCACATGACcctgacttcctgtcctcttCTAAACATTGTTGCTCCTCCTACCCCTGGACTTACCATCCGGAGAAACGTAACACTGACCTTTGCTTGGACTGGACCTCTTtagaattttaattgaatacccctgctgtAGACcttctcccccctctctctatACATACACTTTTTCAGTCATCTACGTAGACACACTAACCTATATTTTCAGCCCGTTGGCGCTGCTGTTTCTCCACGTCTACTTCACCCACAACTTGCTCGTCTGCGTCATATTCCTCTGGGCCATCAACTGTCTGATCCATAGGATTCTGGTCTGCTTTCCCGTTGCCAACCAGCATGCCTTCCATCCCAGGGTCTGCCTCTGGAGACATGAACAACTTGTTGTTTCAGATCATAAAGGTTTCAACCTCATCGCCGAGAATGCTTGGATAGGAATAACAAACTGGTTTACTGCTTTCAGTGgaccaggggcctgtaccacaagGCAGGATTTGCGCTTATCtaggtaac
This genomic window contains:
- the LOC123960829 gene encoding kallikrein-14-like is translated as MMNPCFVLVLALAGAASGAIEKRILGGRSCDKDRQYHVQIESVQPGKTCGGSLLNTRWVITASHCAEQIVKVTLGKNNDVSIFTKAVSFFKGSSKKYEQQIKTEQQFTFKGEDGRPHDIMLIKLNEDMSGSLPTIKLPPVGCTKPEKGQQVEVGGWGAKKAHVTAEPSSSLRCASTEIKDCGENDKPGTQYFSDETTTMCAHKPGVEACYGDSGSAVEYNKLLHGIIVSKPTDKCANPIVMLDICHYREWIEKTMQEH